Proteins encoded together in one Astatotilapia calliptera chromosome 7, fAstCal1.2, whole genome shotgun sequence window:
- the LOC113026654 gene encoding P2Y purinoceptor 4-like: MLAGLFHLALCRSYSNKDMGNSPVQTPEEDLCDLDTHHGLTVVELYIMPASFLTVLILGLPLNLLSLWVFTVRLQRWTRSTVFLFNLTLADTSWLLALPFLIHYHLNHMYWNQGLPLCIAVRMFYHNYFYLSIFFVTCISVDRYLAIVHPLRSLVLLDRRKACLLCAAVWTATLLLSIPVARMTLIQTCPGSNRTVCTLYVLLRETGESLPYSLICSIIGFLFPLLAICYCGLRSIRELRRRPLHPDHLNKKLRLMRLLGAVLVIFSSFYLPYHLSRNAAVVIRAIYPDSPASWRPADTAFVLEMCICGLITCVNPLFSCLTGRQFRNEFYGTIAAMFPRCPRMQATSKGTQMNLRKRQEVSSVAPVRALPAPRP, encoded by the exons ATGTTGGCAGGGTTGTTTCACTTGGCACTGTGCAGATCCTACAGTAACAAAGACATGGGGAACAGTCCGGTTCAG ACTCCAGAGGAAGACCTTTGTGATCTGGACACCCATCATGGTTTAACTGTGGTCGAGCTCTACATTATGCCCGCCTCCTTCCTGACTGTGCTTATCCTCGGGCTTCCCCTCAACCTGCTCTCCCTGTGGGTTTTCACCGTGCGGCTGCAGCGATGGACCCGCAGCACGGTGTTCCTCTTCAACCTGACCTTAGCCGACACCTCCTGGCTCCTGGCCTTGCCTTTCCTCATCCATTACCATCTGAACCACATGTACTGGAACCAGGGGCTGCCGCTCTGCATTGctgtgaggatgttttaccacaACTACTTCTACCTCAGCATCTTCTTCGTCACCTGCATCAGTGTGGACCGATACCTGGCCATCGTACACCCACTGCGCTCTCTAGTGCTGCTCGATCGGCGGAAGGCCTGTCTGCTGTGCGCGGCCGTGTGGACGGCCACGCTGCTCCTAAGCATACCTGTTGCCCGGATGACTCTGATCCAGACTTGCCCCGGAAGCAACCGCACCGTGTGCACCCTGTACGTACTGCTACGTGAAACAGGGGAGAGCCTCCCTTATTCCCTCATATGCTCCATTATCGGCTTCCTCTTCCCGCTGCTCGCCATCTGCTACTGCGGCCTGCGCAGCATCAGAGAGCTTCGCCGTCGACCTCTCCACCCCGATCACCTCAACAAGAAACTGCGGCTCATGCGGCTGCTGGGCGCAGTGCTAGTCATATTTTCGTCGTTTTACCTGCCCTATCACCTGAGCCGCAACGCTGCCGTCGTGATACGGGCGATCTACCCCGACAGCCCCGCCTCCTGGCGACCCGCAGACACGGCCTTCGTCCTGGAGATGTGTATTTGCGGCCTCATTACCTGCGTTAACCCCTTGTTCAGCTGCCTTACAGGACGCCAGTTTAGGAATGAGTTTTACGGCACGATTGCTGCCATGTTTCCACGTTGTCCACGCATGCAGGCAACATCTAAAGGGACCCAGATGAACCTTAGGAAAAGGCAGGAGGTGTCCAGTGTTGCACCTGTGCGCGCACTGCCTGCACCTAGACCTTAA